A single Agrococcus sp. ARC_14 DNA region contains:
- a CDS encoding type II 3-dehydroquinate dehydratase encodes MPIRSGTRRHRIAIIDGPNMTNLGARNKRVYGAISSIEDLQQYSKNFGAELGVEIDTFVSNFEGEILEYIHAAANRVDAFIINPAGLTEIGIPTKHALSETGRPVIEVHFANVVAPPTAPRGLPIGPWESVFTPSVTGTTMGLRQYSYAQAILGLTLALDDSTFLGADVEQRA; translated from the coding sequence ATGCCTATCCGTTCAGGCACTCGTCGTCACCGGATCGCCATCATCGACGGGCCTAACATGACCAACCTCGGCGCGCGCAACAAGCGCGTCTACGGGGCCATCAGTTCGATCGAGGATCTGCAGCAGTACTCGAAGAACTTCGGCGCAGAGCTCGGTGTGGAGATCGACACGTTCGTCTCCAACTTCGAGGGCGAGATCCTCGAGTACATCCATGCCGCCGCGAACCGCGTCGACGCGTTCATCATCAACCCCGCGGGGCTGACGGAGATCGGAATCCCAACGAAGCATGCGCTGAGTGAAACGGGACGGCCGGTAATCGAAGTGCACTTCGCGAACGTCGTCGCTCCTCCCACTGCGCCGCGTGGTCTGCCGATTGGCCCATGGGAGTCGGTCTTCACACCGAGTGTGACCGGCACCACGATGGGGCTGCGTCAGTACAGCTACGCGCAAGCCATCCTCGGACTGACGCTCGCGCTCGATGACAGCACCTTCCTGGGGGCAGACGTGGAGCAGAGGGCATGA
- a CDS encoding SDR family oxidoreductase — MSGFAGRRILITGGSSGVGRACVEHFLDLGAHVGNLDLVPTTDHGASLHAQAIADVRDTAAVQGAVTSIAEDLGGLDVVVNNAGVSFIGGVEDGDADDWARILDVNLGGYVRTIRAALPHLRRSAAASIVNVSSTTATSGFRRRALYSASKGAIEAMTRSIAADLLAESITVNAVNPGTVDTPFMDELAARSADPAATRAAFDNRQPTGRMVRPEEVARAVAYCADPINRSLVGSTVVVDGGILACHITEA, encoded by the coding sequence ATGAGCGGCTTCGCCGGTCGTCGAATCCTCATCACAGGAGGGTCCTCGGGCGTCGGTCGCGCTTGTGTCGAGCACTTCCTCGACCTCGGTGCCCATGTCGGCAATCTGGACCTCGTCCCGACCACTGACCACGGCGCATCGCTGCACGCGCAGGCGATCGCTGACGTCAGGGACACGGCGGCGGTGCAAGGGGCAGTCACCTCGATCGCTGAGGACCTCGGTGGGCTCGACGTCGTGGTCAACAACGCGGGAGTGAGCTTCATCGGTGGGGTCGAGGATGGCGATGCAGACGACTGGGCGCGCATCCTCGACGTGAATCTCGGAGGGTACGTGCGGACGATCCGCGCCGCGCTTCCGCATCTGCGACGGTCTGCCGCGGCATCCATCGTCAACGTCTCGTCGACGACCGCGACTTCAGGCTTCCGGCGTCGCGCGCTGTACTCGGCATCGAAGGGCGCGATTGAAGCGATGACTCGATCGATCGCCGCAGACCTCCTCGCCGAATCGATCACGGTGAACGCTGTGAACCCGGGCACGGTGGACACCCCGTTCATGGACGAACTCGCTGCTCGGAGCGCGGATCCCGCTGCCACCCGAGCCGCGTTCGACAATCGGCAGCCAACCGGCCGGATGGTCCGACCTGAAGAGGTGGCCCGAGCCGTCGCGTACTGCGCTGACCCCATCAACCGCTCGCTGGTGGGCAGCACCGTCGTCGTCGATGGCGGGATCCTCGCCTGCCACATCACCGAAGCCTGA
- a CDS encoding SDR family NAD(P)-dependent oxidoreductase: MRLKGKTAIITGAAQGIGRQIAARFAAEGSNVVVADQNGELAERSAREIKAAGGRAAAITVDVADAASVQALAAGTIEVFGGIDVLVNNAAIFSSLTMRPFEEISPEEWDTLFAVNAKGVFLACQAVSPAMRANGAGSIINISSSVVVTGRPNYAHYIASKGAVWALTHALATELGSDNVRVNCISPHGIVTEVPRATISEDGWRQNLAEQALKRKGAPDDLLGAFVFLASDESAYMTGQTLSLDAGLRFT; encoded by the coding sequence ATGCGACTCAAGGGAAAGACGGCCATCATCACGGGGGCCGCACAGGGGATCGGACGACAGATCGCGGCTCGATTTGCCGCAGAAGGCTCGAACGTTGTCGTTGCCGACCAGAACGGGGAGCTGGCGGAGCGGAGTGCGCGAGAGATCAAAGCTGCTGGGGGCCGCGCCGCGGCGATCACCGTCGACGTCGCTGACGCGGCCTCGGTGCAGGCACTTGCCGCTGGCACGATCGAAGTCTTCGGGGGTATCGATGTCCTCGTGAACAATGCGGCGATCTTCTCGTCGCTGACGATGCGACCGTTCGAGGAGATCAGCCCTGAGGAGTGGGACACGCTGTTCGCGGTAAACGCAAAGGGAGTCTTCCTTGCGTGCCAGGCCGTCAGTCCGGCCATGCGCGCCAACGGCGCGGGCAGCATCATCAACATCTCCTCCAGCGTGGTCGTCACGGGGCGCCCCAACTATGCGCACTACATCGCTTCGAAGGGAGCGGTCTGGGCGCTGACGCACGCTCTGGCGACTGAGCTCGGCAGCGACAACGTCCGGGTCAACTGCATCAGCCCGCATGGCATCGTCACCGAAGTGCCTCGGGCGACGATCTCGGAAGACGGCTGGCGGCAGAACCTCGCCGAGCAGGCGCTGAAGCGCAAGGGCGCTCCTGACGATCTGCTCGGGGCGTTCGTCTTCCTCGCCAGTGATGAGAGCGCCTATATGACCGGCCAGACGCTCTCGCTAGACGCGGGTCTCCGCTTCACCTGA
- a CDS encoding alpha/beta hydrolase, with the protein MTSINAIGASAVQPVPLTEAARDRLLADPRLSELSRGANVAFELAAPAGATVVAVRAGQVGFKGEPTFGVRAASDVWARLLASEPKAGDQNVHALALAGEVELWGDSLTIAQHLHLLHRVLEIARSSYPSVQADAFAHRPLGFRGEYVRVDVPNLGLCDIYVERAGAGTPLLCLPTAGSDTKQYHGLITETDLTDRYEVIAFDLPWHGKSNPAWGRRSSSYRLDSAAYVGAIVAVTRALALSKPPVLLGVSMAGAAVVEAIANHPDLFAGAVACQAGPRVAGRRTEWLRNAAINQALHIPEWTGVLMAPQSPAEMRDRVWWGYSQGGFGAYDADIGYYSESWDVDNVSALLDQRSPLIVVLSGAYDTSVPTAASRELAETIPNSKFRTMPELGHFPHAENPAVFVEHLEWALHKILD; encoded by the coding sequence ATGACCAGTATCAATGCAATTGGAGCTTCGGCGGTGCAGCCCGTCCCCCTGACCGAGGCGGCGCGTGATCGACTGCTCGCTGACCCGCGGTTGAGTGAACTCTCCCGGGGCGCGAACGTCGCCTTCGAGCTCGCAGCACCTGCTGGAGCGACGGTCGTCGCTGTCCGTGCGGGTCAGGTCGGCTTCAAAGGAGAGCCGACGTTCGGCGTCCGCGCTGCATCCGACGTCTGGGCACGGCTGCTTGCTTCCGAGCCGAAGGCCGGTGATCAGAACGTTCATGCGCTGGCCCTGGCGGGTGAGGTCGAGCTGTGGGGCGACTCGCTGACGATTGCGCAACACCTTCATCTGCTCCACAGAGTCTTGGAGATCGCCCGGTCGTCGTATCCCTCGGTGCAGGCTGACGCGTTCGCACACCGTCCTCTTGGGTTCCGTGGCGAGTATGTCCGGGTCGACGTGCCCAACCTCGGGCTCTGCGACATCTACGTGGAACGCGCCGGCGCGGGAACGCCACTGCTCTGCCTGCCGACCGCGGGCAGCGACACGAAGCAGTACCACGGGCTGATCACTGAGACCGACCTCACCGACCGATACGAGGTCATCGCCTTCGACCTGCCGTGGCACGGGAAATCCAATCCTGCATGGGGCCGTCGATCCAGCTCCTACCGGCTCGACTCCGCCGCGTACGTGGGCGCGATCGTGGCAGTGACTCGAGCGCTCGCACTATCGAAACCGCCGGTACTGCTCGGAGTCTCGATGGCCGGTGCTGCGGTCGTGGAGGCGATCGCGAACCATCCCGATCTGTTCGCCGGCGCGGTCGCTTGCCAGGCTGGCCCACGAGTCGCCGGACGCCGCACGGAGTGGCTGCGGAACGCAGCGATCAACCAAGCGCTGCACATCCCGGAATGGACCGGCGTGCTGATGGCACCGCAGTCGCCGGCCGAGATGCGCGATCGAGTGTGGTGGGGCTACTCGCAGGGCGGATTCGGTGCCTACGACGCCGATATCGGCTACTACTCCGAGAGCTGGGACGTAGACAACGTGTCCGCGCTACTCGATCAGCGCAGTCCCCTGATCGTGGTGCTCTCTGGTGCATACGACACGAGCGTTCCCACCGCAGCGAGCCGAGAACTCGCCGAGACCATCCCGAATTCTAAGTTCCGCACCATGCCGGAACTCGGCCACTTCCCGCACGCGGAGAACCCGGCCGTGTTCGTCGAGCACCTCGAATGGGCGCTCCACAAGATCCTCGACTGA